One genomic segment of Acaryochloris marina S15 includes these proteins:
- a CDS encoding DUF4351 domain-containing protein — MTQQGSIDHDGLFKELIETFFWEFLELFLPQVLDYVERGPVIFLSQEVYSSIGAEEKRIIDLLAQVQFRGQESYFLFHIEPQSSDQPDFEKRMFYYFGRLHEKHDLPIYPVVIFSYDSPRKAAESSYKVDFPDFQVLQFNFQAIQLNRLNWRDYLRQNNPVASALMAKMQIAREDRPQVKVDCLRMLATLQLDPARTEFISQFVDTYLRLEANEEQRFQAEVDRLESGEREAIMQTLTSWEEKGWQKGEATIVLRQLHRKFKKLSPEVEAQIQSLEIEQLETLSEALLEFEGIDNLTSWLQNLETS; from the coding sequence GTGACACAGCAAGGGTCCATTGACCACGATGGTTTGTTTAAAGAACTGATTGAAACGTTCTTTTGGGAATTCCTAGAATTGTTTTTGCCTCAAGTCTTGGACTATGTTGAACGTGGACCTGTGATATTTTTGTCCCAGGAGGTCTACAGCAGTATTGGCGCTGAAGAGAAGCGCATTATTGATCTTCTGGCTCAAGTTCAATTCCGAGGTCAGGAGAGCTATTTCCTCTTTCACATCGAACCGCAATCGTCTGATCAGCCTGACTTTGAGAAACGAATGTTCTACTACTTTGGACGATTGCATGAGAAGCATGATCTGCCCATTTATCCAGTAGTCATATTCTCTTATGACAGCCCTCGTAAAGCAGCGGAAAGTAGCTACAAAGTTGATTTTCCCGACTTCCAGGTCTTGCAGTTCAATTTCCAAGCTATTCAACTCAATCGATTGAATTGGCGGGACTACTTGAGACAGAATAATCCAGTGGCTTCTGCTTTGATGGCCAAGATGCAGATTGCTAGAGAAGATCGGCCCCAAGTCAAGGTGGATTGCTTGCGAATGCTAGCCACCTTGCAGCTTGATCCGGCGAGAACAGAGTTCATTTCTCAGTTTGTAGATACTTATCTCAGGCTGGAGGCAAATGAGGAGCAACGCTTTCAAGCGGAAGTTGATAGATTAGAGTCAGGAGAACGGGAAGCGATCATGCAAACTTTAACCAGTTGGGAAGAGAAAGGTTGGCAAAAAGGAGAGGCCACAATTGTTCTGCGTCAACTTCATCGGAAATTCAAAAAGCTGTCTCCTGAAGTTGAAGCCCAAATCCAATCCTTAGAGATTGAGCAGCTAGAGACGCTGAGCGAAGCACTTTTAGAGTTTGAAGGAATAGACAATTTAACCTCTTGGTTACAAAATTTGGAAACTTCCTGA
- a CDS encoding DUF1816 domain-containing protein — MKEQQNITGRIIALLSNIAGLVNYLGLAWWAEINTSCPTCTYYFGPFISRQEVEVALPGYIEDLESEQAENIVTNIQRCKPAQLTNCYFDDSQNLQTFELQS, encoded by the coding sequence ATGAAGGAGCAACAAAATATCACAGGTAGGATAATTGCTCTATTGAGTAACATTGCTGGATTAGTCAATTACTTGGGCCTAGCCTGGTGGGCTGAGATCAACACATCATGCCCTACTTGCACATACTATTTTGGCCCATTTATAAGTCGTCAGGAAGTGGAAGTAGCCTTGCCTGGTTATATTGAAGATTTAGAATCTGAACAAGCTGAAAATATTGTCACTAATATTCAGCGTTGCAAGCCGGCCCAATTGACCAACTGCTATTTTGACGATTCCCAAAACTTACAAACGTTTGAACTTCAGAGTTAG
- a CDS encoding DUF1830 domain-containing protein — protein sequence MIKTLEPQQSEFVFCSYRNSTSRVQVLRVTNVENWYFERVIFPQQYLIFNAPRKAHLEVHSSEIATAIQVDCIPCKQLTVKAT from the coding sequence ATGATTAAAACTCTTGAGCCTCAGCAGTCAGAATTCGTATTTTGCAGTTACCGTAACTCCACCTCTCGGGTTCAGGTGTTACGGGTCACCAATGTTGAGAACTGGTACTTTGAGCGGGTTATTTTCCCGCAGCAGTATCTAATATTCAACGCACCTCGAAAAGCACATCTTGAAGTTCATAGCAGTGAAATTGCCACGGCTATTCAAGTGGACTGTATTCCCTGTAAGCAATTGACTGTCAAAGCAACCTAA
- a CDS encoding helix-turn-helix domain-containing protein has protein sequence MSLTIRERCQAVTDCLFKQGVKGIAKIAAATGLSKSSVHRHQQAIARRNQYPESL, from the coding sequence ATGAGCCTGACAATACGAGAGCGCTGCCAAGCCGTCACTGATTGTCTGTTCAAACAGGGAGTAAAAGGGATTGCGAAAATTGCTGCTGCGACAGGTCTGTCAAAAAGCAGTGTTCATCGTCATCAACAGGCTATTGCTCGGCGTAACCAATATCCAGAGTCACTATAG
- a CDS encoding phosphate-starvation-inducible PsiE family protein — MPLSNTSLLSKLQWMNRRNLVRCLEFVQDLIVICLCIGLFSFMVLQLRDMFMSLLPPLELAAVTADILFLLILVELFRLLIIYLGEKRVSIGVTVEVSIVSALREMIVHGILETPWQQVLVTCVFLITLAFLLVVRVWLPPTFEGIDPEEHLSKRRRTELKTDQPPQSPLSNVSLR; from the coding sequence ATGCCCCTTTCGAACACCTCACTCCTCTCTAAACTGCAATGGATGAATCGCAGGAATTTAGTCCGTTGTCTTGAATTTGTGCAAGACCTGATCGTCATCTGCCTCTGTATTGGTTTATTTAGCTTTATGGTGCTCCAACTGCGGGATATGTTTATGTCTTTGTTGCCACCCCTGGAGTTAGCAGCTGTTACCGCAGATATTCTATTTCTCCTGATTTTGGTCGAGTTATTTCGTCTCTTGATTATTTACTTGGGTGAGAAGCGAGTTTCCATTGGCGTAACTGTAGAAGTCTCCATTGTGTCTGCCCTCCGAGAAATGATTGTTCACGGTATTCTCGAAACCCCTTGGCAACAGGTATTGGTCACTTGCGTATTTTTAATAACCTTGGCCTTTTTACTTGTCGTTCGGGTATGGTTACCACCCACCTTTGAAGGCATTGACCCAGAAGAGCATCTTTCTAAGCGTCGTCGGACTGAGCTAAAAACTGATCAACCACCACAATCCCCGTTATCCAATGTATCTCTACGTTAA
- a CDS encoding LysR family transcriptional regulator has product MQPTFHQLKVFEAAARHGSLTRAAEELCLSQPTVSVSMKQLSKTVGFPVFERIGKQLYLTEVGHQLLSTCYSIFEELDQFGMLLNDLQGTTQGKLYLAAVTTCKYFLPRLLGSFCGQYPGINISLKITNHLQLEKRMAESLDDLYFFSHQPSYIDLKVQPVMKNPLVVVAQPSHPLVGKKNIAIANLNQERFIIRELGSGTRKAIQDLFSKHQVNVKIKLELGNDEAIKQAIIDGLGISVLSHHSLDSQDYTDLAILDIENFPIEQQWSVAYLSEKHLSVVARTFLNYFFSITDQNGLNLNHFC; this is encoded by the coding sequence ATGCAACCGACCTTCCATCAACTCAAAGTTTTTGAAGCGGCTGCACGTCATGGTAGCCTTACCCGAGCCGCTGAAGAACTCTGTCTTTCTCAGCCAACGGTCTCAGTTTCAATGAAACAGCTTTCCAAAACGGTTGGCTTTCCTGTATTTGAGAGAATAGGCAAACAGCTATACCTCACTGAGGTGGGCCATCAGTTATTATCCACCTGCTATTCTATTTTTGAAGAATTAGACCAGTTTGGAATGCTTCTAAACGACTTGCAAGGTACGACCCAGGGCAAGTTATATCTGGCTGCCGTTACTACTTGCAAATATTTTCTCCCGCGCCTGCTCGGTTCATTCTGCGGCCAATATCCAGGTATTAATATCTCCCTGAAAATTACCAACCATCTGCAACTCGAAAAACGGATGGCGGAGAGTCTAGATGACCTGTATTTTTTCAGTCATCAACCCTCATATATTGATCTCAAAGTTCAACCTGTGATGAAGAATCCCCTAGTGGTTGTGGCACAACCATCACATCCCCTTGTGGGTAAGAAAAATATTGCTATCGCTAACCTAAATCAAGAACGATTTATTATACGGGAACTAGGATCGGGTACTCGGAAAGCGATACAAGATTTGTTCAGTAAACACCAGGTAAACGTTAAAATCAAGCTGGAACTGGGTAACGACGAAGCAATCAAACAAGCGATCATAGACGGGTTAGGAATTTCGGTCTTGTCTCACCACTCCCTCGATAGTCAGGATTACACTGATCTAGCCATTTTAGATATTGAGAATTTCCCGATTGAGCAGCAATGGTCTGTTGCCTATTTGTCTGAGAAACATTTGTCCGTTGTGGCAAGAACTTTTCTAAACTACTTTTTTTCAATCACAGATCAAAATGGTTTAAATCTCAATCACTTCTGCTAG
- a CDS encoding DUF1269 domain-containing protein, protein MISPNIDVQEYRQAIGILANRSDIEQALQVLKDNEFPMEQVSVIAQDSELEDDVPPSVEIQSQIKSPVKKGAATGGTVGAISGLLVGLGTIAIPGLGPVMLAGVTATTLMTSILGAATGGLIGALVRMRIPEKDAAVYNNFVAKGYYILLVEGIMEEIQNAETILTSQEIQEWKVFFKPEPPRATKKNLS, encoded by the coding sequence ATGATTAGTCCAAACATAGATGTACAAGAATACCGACAAGCGATTGGCATCTTGGCCAACCGTTCTGATATAGAACAAGCACTCCAGGTGTTGAAGGATAATGAATTCCCGATGGAACAAGTATCTGTAATTGCTCAAGATTCAGAGCTTGAAGATGATGTCCCCCCATCCGTAGAAATTCAGTCGCAGATCAAGAGTCCTGTTAAGAAAGGAGCTGCGACTGGGGGGACAGTGGGAGCGATTTCGGGCCTACTTGTAGGACTTGGAACGATAGCAATTCCAGGTCTTGGGCCAGTTATGCTAGCTGGGGTCACGGCGACTACATTGATGACCAGTATTCTCGGAGCTGCTACAGGCGGACTTATTGGTGCTTTGGTAAGGATGAGAATTCCTGAAAAAGATGCTGCTGTTTACAACAATTTTGTTGCTAAGGGCTACTACATTCTTCTTGTCGAGGGAATAATGGAAGAAATTCAAAATGCTGAGACAATTCTCACCTCGCAAGAAATTCAAGAATGGAAAGTATTTTTCAAACCAGAGCCGCCCAGAGCTACCAAAAAAAATCTCTCTTAA
- a CDS encoding glycosyltransferase family 9 protein — translation MTRILALLPGDVGRQLLFFPTLETLQHQYSQVEIDVIVEPRAKQAYRLCRNVENVLTFQFENRNGAADWGNLIGKMRDRRYDAGITLSRDWTGVSKGSGMHGSKKNGSRTIDPVPEPKNYHAPTIAIANRASP, via the coding sequence ATGACCCGCATATTAGCTTTACTCCCTGGTGATGTTGGCCGTCAACTGTTGTTTTTCCCGACTTTAGAAACACTTCAACATCAATATTCTCAGGTAGAGATAGATGTAATTGTTGAACCCCGAGCTAAGCAAGCCTATCGACTTTGCCGCAATGTTGAAAATGTATTGACCTTCCAATTTGAAAACCGTAATGGAGCAGCAGATTGGGGAAACTTAATTGGAAAAATGCGAGATCGACGTTATGACGCGGGCATAACCCTCAGTCGAGATTGGACGGGCGTAAGCAAAGGATCGGGGATGCATGGCTCAAAGAAAAACGGGTCAAGGACAATAGATCCTGTACCCGAACCAAAAAACTATCATGCCCCTACCATCGCAATTGCTAACCGTGCTAGCCCATGA
- a CDS encoding glycosyltransferase family 9 protein, translating to MLCWLAGIPKRVGYENSNLPPWVRFGRQRLPTVGGALADLAGVFLSSKVTPNARPYDAQRYHDLLLGLSIDQPCPDIAIHIPQADIQWAKIERKRLGIADQPYILLHGGTGAENSDDEPSQFYPIKSWESVIEGYLERQPNTPFMIVQSPDNKDWVTSLLAVCPQLNIVTPQHVGQLAALIDAGHLMICADRAPLHLGVAVKTKLVALFGSLEPSRHLPPMHYFAGLKSLTSKVADIPPIQILEKVWKVESTGSSADIKLITLK from the coding sequence TTGCTCTGTTGGCTGGCTGGCATTCCTAAACGAGTCGGATATGAGAATTCGAATCTTCCTCCTTGGGTTCGCTTTGGTCGCCAACGTTTACCGACAGTTGGTGGAGCACTTGCTGACTTAGCTGGTGTGTTTCTCTCTTCTAAAGTGACTCCCAATGCTCGTCCCTATGATGCCCAACGGTATCATGATCTGTTGCTGGGATTGAGCATTGATCAGCCTTGTCCTGACATTGCTATTCATATCCCTCAAGCAGATATTCAATGGGCTAAAATAGAGCGGAAACGGCTTGGCATTGCGGATCAGCCCTATATTCTTTTACATGGTGGCACAGGGGCCGAAAATTCTGACGATGAGCCCTCTCAATTCTACCCAATTAAAAGTTGGGAGTCAGTGATTGAAGGGTATTTAGAGCGGCAACCAAATACACCATTCATGATCGTGCAAAGTCCTGATAACAAAGATTGGGTCACCTCTTTACTCGCGGTCTGTCCGCAACTGAACATCGTCACCCCTCAACATGTTGGCCAACTTGCGGCGTTGATTGATGCTGGACATTTGATGATTTGTGCGGATCGAGCACCACTACATTTGGGCGTTGCTGTAAAAACCAAGCTTGTAGCTTTGTTTGGATCCTTAGAGCCGAGTAGACACCTACCACCAATGCATTATTTTGCAGGTTTAAAATCTCTGACCAGTAAAGTAGCTGATATCCCACCTATTCAAATATTGGAAAAGGTATGGAAAGTTGAAAGCACTGGTTCGAGCGCAGACATCAAGTTGATAACATTAAAGTAA
- a CDS encoding Na(+)/H(+) antiporter subunit B — protein MKWLYIIAGLALYVKILVMPNPELDVAELSIVEAVVKDSGVPNALAGIIFRNRLYDTIFEVVVFTIAIMGVRFLLSDEQPSKKVHRFTDKPSIVLARLGATIASLVSIELAIRGHLSPGGGFAAGVAGGTAIGLIAITSSSKWMQGIYQRWRAAIWEKISVLVFLVLAAITLAGSELPHGELGALVSGGVIPLLNVLVAIKVALGSWAVILVFIRYRGLL, from the coding sequence ATGAAGTGGCTTTATATCATTGCGGGCCTTGCCCTGTATGTCAAAATTTTGGTCATGCCCAATCCAGAATTGGATGTTGCTGAATTGTCGATTGTGGAGGCTGTTGTTAAGGATAGCGGTGTCCCCAATGCTTTAGCGGGCATTATTTTCAGGAATCGTCTCTACGACACCATTTTCGAGGTGGTGGTGTTTACCATCGCAATTATGGGTGTCCGGTTTCTACTCTCGGATGAGCAGCCCTCAAAAAAGGTACATCGATTTACGGACAAACCTTCTATTGTCCTAGCCAGACTAGGGGCAACCATTGCCTCGTTGGTGAGCATCGAGTTAGCGATTCGCGGCCATTTGAGTCCGGGCGGTGGGTTTGCGGCAGGTGTGGCAGGCGGTACAGCGATTGGCCTAATTGCCATTACCTCTTCATCCAAATGGATGCAGGGTATTTATCAGCGCTGGCGGGCAGCCATATGGGAGAAAATCTCAGTTCTAGTATTTCTTGTATTGGCAGCCATAACATTGGCTGGTTCTGAATTGCCCCATGGTGAACTCGGTGCTTTGGTGAGTGGAGGCGTGATTCCTCTTCTTAATGTGTTGGTGGCGATTAAGGTTGCCCTTGGCTCTTGGGCTGTCATCTTGGTATTTATTCGATACCGTGGGTTATTGTAA
- a CDS encoding DUF4040 domain-containing protein, with product MTDSYVYIITALLPLTAAMVVFQVNPYHALIIRGILGAVAALVYAVLGAADVALTEALVGTMLAITLYAVAVRSSLVVRLGVLQAAEPQGFQAWVEGCRAIFSKHYMRLELVDYPNDQDLHQALNEKEVHAIYLPQHHAAETVQDQALIRIPRLYEIMQAELTSPETTLTYVAVADLAEAKV from the coding sequence ATGACTGATAGCTATGTGTATATCATTACTGCCCTGCTGCCCTTAACCGCAGCGATGGTGGTGTTTCAGGTCAATCCTTACCATGCCCTAATTATTCGCGGAATTTTGGGGGCAGTGGCGGCCCTTGTCTATGCCGTTTTGGGAGCGGCAGACGTGGCCTTAACTGAAGCACTGGTGGGCACTATGCTGGCGATTACCCTCTATGCAGTAGCGGTCCGATCCTCCCTGGTGGTGCGCTTGGGTGTGCTCCAGGCAGCAGAACCTCAGGGGTTTCAAGCTTGGGTCGAAGGCTGTCGGGCCATATTTTCTAAGCACTATATGCGCTTAGAACTGGTTGATTATCCCAATGACCAAGATCTCCATCAAGCTCTGAATGAAAAAGAAGTGCATGCGATTTACCTACCCCAGCACCATGCCGCAGAAACAGTGCAGGATCAGGCTCTGATCCGTATCCCCCGACTATATGAAATCATGCAGGCAGAATTAACGTCACCGGAAACAACCCTCACCTATGTGGCGGTGGCTGATTTAGCGGAGGCAAAGGTATGA
- a CDS encoding monovalent cation/H(+) antiporter subunit G, whose amino-acid sequence MINAISYVLMGIGIFFWFWGTWPLVGHRSVLYKLHSLSVADTLGSMLIVVGLLLKIPREWPLLVLAILSLAIWNTVLGYVLAYCSSDTKETGT is encoded by the coding sequence ATGATTAACGCGATTAGTTATGTCTTGATGGGCATTGGGATTTTCTTTTGGTTTTGGGGGACTTGGCCCTTAGTTGGTCACCGCTCGGTGCTCTACAAACTTCATAGCCTCTCTGTGGCCGATACTTTGGGGTCGATGTTAATTGTTGTTGGTTTGCTTCTGAAAATTCCACGGGAATGGCCCCTGCTGGTTCTGGCCATTCTCTCCCTAGCGATCTGGAATACCGTGCTGGGATATGTGTTGGCCTATTGTTCTAGTGATACTAAGGAAACGGGGACGTGA
- a CDS encoding Na+/H+ antiporter subunit E, whose amino-acid sequence MTGYLNILLRLAIWFLLTADFGIANIIIGVCVALILPRRANPGALKDWLHAIGEIIIAIPQAFFEAIEIMVRPHRYEAITMEHVKPQRTPGLIFLDIFVITFTPKTIVLKYHEEGLYEVHRIERRKKS is encoded by the coding sequence ATGACTGGATATTTGAATATTCTGCTGCGCTTAGCCATCTGGTTTTTGCTGACTGCCGACTTTGGCATTGCCAATATCATCATTGGCGTTTGTGTAGCTTTAATCCTGCCGCGCCGTGCCAACCCAGGTGCCTTAAAAGATTGGCTACACGCGATCGGAGAAATTATCATTGCCATTCCCCAGGCCTTTTTTGAGGCGATTGAAATTATGGTCCGTCCTCACCGCTATGAAGCGATCACGATGGAACATGTCAAACCGCAGCGCACTCCTGGCTTGATTTTTCTCGATATTTTTGTGATTACCTTTACCCCCAAAACCATTGTGCTGAAGTACCACGAGGAAGGGTTGTACGAAGTCCACCGTATCGAACGGAGGAAAAAGTCATGA